A stretch of Castanea sativa cultivar Marrone di Chiusa Pesio chromosome 2, ASM4071231v1 DNA encodes these proteins:
- the LOC142624329 gene encoding small ribosomal subunit protein eS1 translates to MAVGKNKRISKGKKGGKKKAADPFAKKDWYDIKAPSVFTVKNVGKTLVTRTQGTKIASEGLKHRVFEISLADLQDDEEHAYRKIRLRAEDVQGRNVLTNFWGMDFTTDKLRSLVRKWQTLIEAHVDVKTTDNYTLRMFCIGFTKRRQNQVKRTCYAQSSQIRQIRRKMREIMVNSASSCDLKELVRKFIPESIGKDIEKATSSIYPLQNVFIRKVKILKAPKFDLGKLMEVHGDYSEDVGVKVDRPADETMAEAPAELVGA, encoded by the exons ATGGCCGTCGg CAAGAACAAGAGGATTTCCAAGGGAAAGAAGGGAGGCAAGAAGAAAGC AGCTGATCCTTTTGCAAAGAAGGACTGGTATGACATCAAGGCCCCATCAGTTTTCACTGTCAAAAACGTTGGCAAAACCCTCGTCACTCGTACTCAGGGAACTAAG ATTGCTTCAGAAGGACTCAAACACAGAGTCTTTGAGATATCATTGGCTGACCTTCAGGATGATGAGGAGCATGCTTACAGGAAGATCAGATTGAGAGCTGAAGATGTTCAAGGCAGGAATGTTCTGACAAATTTCTGG GGAATGGATTTTACAACAGACAAGTTGAGGTCTTTGGTGAGGAAATGGCAGACATTGATTGAAGCTCATGTGGATGTGAAGACTACAGACAATTACACCTTGAGGATGTTCTGCATTGGATTCACCAAGAGGCGCCAAAACCAAGTCAAGAGGACCTGTTATGCCCAGTCTAGCCAAATTAGACAG ATCCGCCGCAAGATGAGGGAGATCATGGTCAACTCAGCATCATCTTGTGATCTGAAGGAATTAGTGAGGAAGTTCATTCCTGAGTCAATTGGCAAGGATATCGAAAAGGCAACATCAAGCATCTACCCTCTACAAAATGTATTTATCCGGAAAGTTAAGATCTTGAAAGCTCCAAAATTTGACCTTGGAAAGTTGATGGAG GTTCATGGTGACTATTCAGAGGATGTTGGTGTCAAGGTGGATAGGCCTGCTGATGAGACAATGGCTGAGGCCCCTGCTGAACTAGTTGGAGCTTGA
- the LOC142625682 gene encoding protein NETWORKED 1A-like, translated as MATLLHSDSRRLYSWWWDSHISPKNSKWLQENLTDMDVKVKAMIKLIEEDADSFARRAEMYYKKRPELMKLVEEFYRAYRALAERYDHATVELRQAHRTMAEVFPNQVPYVLADDSPSGSSGPEVDPHIPEMPHPIRALLDPDDLRKDALGLSSTSLQTVKRNGERSEEFDTGISKRGLKQFNEMFGSRELVAQNSNVAEGRMRKDPKVHEAEENERNLQHGFFSKSQHAGEAEREVETLKKTLAEIQVEKEAILLQYKQSLEKLSHLERELNQAQKDAGGLDERASKAEIEIKILKEALVELEAERDAGLLQYNQSLERISSLENMLSVAQDEAKGLNVRAVKAETEAQCFNQELSRLEAEKEAGLLHYKQCLEKISVLETKISLAEENARMLNEQIERAETEVKELKKALTKLNEEKESAAFQYKQCLEIIEKMERELFHAQEDAKRLNRELLKGAAKLKSAEEQCFQLERSNQSLQLEADNLVQKIVVKDQELSEKHGELEKLQTLMHEEHSRFEQVEATLQTLQKLHSQSQEEQRALALELKNGLQMFKDLEISKRGMDEQMQRVKEENRSLNEINFSSTVSINNLQNEIFILKLMKEKLEEEVTLKADQSNALQQEIWHLKEEIKGLNGRYQAIIEQVASVGLNPECLKSSVKDLQDENSNLKEVCEREKDEREALHEKLKHMDEVSKENAVLESSLSGLMAELEGLREKVGNLQESCQFLQGEKSTLVSEKATLFSQLQIVTENLQKLLEKNTLLENSLSSANMELEGLRARSKSLEEACQLLGNEKSSILNERDTLVSELENVEQRLGSLERRFTKLEEKYSDLENEKKSTFCRVEELQAYIFMEKQEHTSYVQSSEARLAGLENQVHILQQESRLGKKEFEEELDRAVNAQVEVFILQKFIEDLEEKNLSLLNQCQKKVEASKFSDKLISELESENLEQQVEVEFLLDEIQKLRMVIHQVFRAIQIDPDNGNVDKIELEHIPVPRILDGIEDLKDSLLTSKDEKQQLLVENSVLLTLLEQLKLEGAELDSEKKIIEHEFEVMTERCSMLQKNKHELLEMNMQLRSEMGKSEQREEVLKAELETLHISLATSKGACLVLQKESTMLLEEKKSLLKSFSDLKEEKHILEEENRSILHEALALSNMAIVFESFATEKSVEIEALSANIDSLHVVNIDLKEEVSMLGKKMEMKEEENLCLNETVVKLGKELSEAKDLNDQLCIQLSVEKDFLRQKATELSEAEQKLKASESLNVELCRTVEDLNMEHKESNLIRENLERQILQVLDDSAIQKKEIECLREVNENMESKVAILNKEIEEHRIREENLNSELQEKRDEFELWDAEAATFYFDLQISATREVLLEKKVQELAGACESLEDETAAKGMEIAQMKERFSFLESEIGGLKAQLSAYVPVIASLGDDIASLEQNALLHTKLSVARNLETQDKEMEIHPYENSCQELKEDQRTAIPDGISHLQKMQTRIKAVEKTVMEEMERLATQESINTNIKVEDVMKETEDFKPKGKLPQERGLESHRTKPENGILMKDIPLDQVSDTSFYGRSKIDNGRADDEMLELWETAEQECGQGPMVNETQKQASAPVEDVNACHRLEDGEKSQDLPSELEIEKELGIDKLEVSASVRQPNQDVNKGKFLERLASDAQKLMSLQTTLQDLKKRVEMNKRSKKANDIEYETIKRQLQEVEEAILQLVDVNDKLTKDIEDSPSSLDKRPSVELEEAGNVRRKRATEQATKGSEKIGRLQFDLQNIEYVLLKLEDEKKSKGKHRFPETGSLLRDFIYSGGRGSERRKKSCFCGCTRPSTDGD; from the exons ATGGCAACCTTGTTACATTCTGACTCTAGACGCTTATATTCTTGGTGGTGGGACAGCCACATTAGCCCAAAGAATTCAAAATGGCTTCAGGAAAATCTTACag ACATGGATGTCAAGGTCAAAGCAATGATCAAGCTCATTGAAGAAGATGCAGATTCTTTTGCAAGGAGGGCAGAAATGTACTACAAGAAACGTCCAGAACTTATGAAACTGGTAGAGGAGTTCTACCGCGCCTACCGTGCATTAGCTGAGAGGTATGATCATGCAACTGTGGAGCTTCGCCAGGCCCATCGAACCATGGCAGAAGTGTTTCCCAACCAAGTACCTTATGTGCTGGCTGACGATTCACCCTCAGGTTCTTCAGGCCCCGAGGTTGATCCCCATATACCAGAAATGCCACATCCAATTCGTGCATTGTTAGACCCAGATGACTTGCGCAAGGATGCACTGGGACTCTCTTCAACCAGCTTACAAACTGTGAAAAGAAATGGAGAGCGTTCAGAAGAATTTGACACTGGAATAAGCAAAAGGGGTCTTAAACAATTCAATGAGATGTTTGGGTCAAGAGAACTAGTGGCACAAAATTCAAATGTTGCTGAAGGAAGGATGAGAAAAGACCCAAAAGTTCATGAAGCAGAAGAGAATGAACGAAATTTGCAACATGGTTTCTTTTCCAAGTCTCAGCATGCTGGGGAAGCTGAAAGAGAAGTTGAGACCTTAAAGAAAACCCTAGCAGAGATACAGGTTGAAAAGGAAGCTATCCTTCTTCAATACAAGCAGAGTCTGGAGAAGCTATCTCATCTCGAGAGAGAACTTAATCAAGCCCAAAAGGATGCTGGAGGGCTTGATGAACGAGCAAGCAAAGCagaaattgaaattaaaatactGAAGGAAGCCCTTGTTGAGTTAGAAGCTGAGAGGGATGCTGGTCTTCTTCAATACAATCAGAGTTTAGAAAGGATATCTAGCTTGGAGAATATGTTATCTGTTGCCCAAGATGAAGCAAAAGGACTTAATGTGCGAGCTGTTAAAGCAGAAACTGAAGCTCAATGTTTCAATCAAGAACTTTCTAGATTAGAGGCTGAAAAGGAGGCAGGTCTTCTTCATTACAAACAATGTCTTGAGAAGATATCAGTTCTGGAGACTAAAATATCACTTGCTGAGGAGAATGCTCGAATGCTAAATGAGCAAATTGAAAGAGCTGAAACTGAAGTTAAGGAACTAAAGAAAGCTCTTACCAAACTAAATGAAGAGAAAGAATCTGCAGCATTTCAGTATAAGCAGTGCTTGGAGATAATAGAGAAGATGGAGAGAGAACTTTTTCATGCCCAAGAAGATGCCAAACGCCTGAATCGTGAACTTCTGAAAGGGGCTGCAAAATTAAAGAGTGCAGAAGAACAGTGTTTTCAGTTGGAGAGATCCAATCAATCTCTGCAGTTAGAGGCAGACAATCTGGTGCAGAAGATTGTGGTGAAGGACCAAGAACTTTCAGAAAAGCATGGTGAGTTGGAAAAGTTGCAAACTCTAATGCATGAGGAACACTCACGGTTTGAGCAAGTGGAAGCCACTCTCCAAACTTTGCAGAAGTTGCACTCTCAATCTCAAGAGGAGCAGAGAGCTCTGGCATTGGAGCTTAAAAATGGGCTTCAGATGTTCAAGGACTTGGAGATCAGCAAACGTGGGATGGATGAACAAATGCAAAGGGTTAAGGAAGAAAACAGGAGCCTGAATGAAATTAACTTTTCTTCCACCGTATCAATAAATAATCTGCAAAATGAAATCTTTATCTTGAAGCTAATGAAAGAGAAACTCGAAGAGGAGGTTACACTAAAAGCAGACCAAAGCAATGCTCTCCAGCAGGAAATTTGGCATTTAAAGGAGGAAATCAAGGGCTTAAATGGAAGATACCAGGCTATTATCGAGCAAGTAGCATCTGTAGGTCTGAATCCTGAATGCCTCAAGTCATCCGTGAAAGACTTACAAGATGAGAATTCAAACCTGAAAGAGGTCTGTGAAAGGGAAAAAGACGAGAGAGAAGCCTTACATGAGAAGTTGAAGCATATGGATGAAGTTTCAAAAGAGAATGCTGTTCTGGAGAGTTCCCTGTCAGGATTAATGGCTGAGTTGGAAGGGTTGAGAGAGAAAGTTGGGAACTTGCAGGAGTCCTGTCAGTTTCTCCAAGGAGAAAAATCCACACTTGTTTCTGAAAAAGCTACTCTGTTTTCACAGTTACAAATTGTCACTGAGAATCTGCAGAAGCTCTTGGAGAAGAACACCTTGCTGGAGAATTCACTCTCCAGTGCAAATATGGAGCTTGAAGGTTTGAGGGCAAGATCTAAGAGCTTAGAAGAAGCATGCCAGTTGCTTGGTAATGAGAAGTCCAGCATCCTAAATGAGAGAGACACCCTGGTATCTGAGTTGGAAAACGTTGAACAGAGATTGGGTAGTCTGGAAAGGAGGTTTACgaaattagaagaaaaatattcgGATCTGGAAAAcgagaaaaaatccacattttGCAGGGTAGAAGAATTGCAAGCTTACATCTTCATGGAGAAGCAAGAGCACACAAGTTACGTGCAGTCAAGTGAGGCGCGATTGGCAGGTTTGGAGAACCAAGTGCATATCCTGCAACAAGAAAGTAGGTTGGGGAAGAAGGAATTTGAGGAAGAACTTGATAGAGCTGTCAATGCTCAGGTTGAGGTTTTCATCCTTCAGAAGTTTATAGAAGATTTGGAAGAAAAGAATTTATCTCTACTAAATCAATGTCAAAAAAAGGTTGAAGCATCCAAATTTTCAGATAAACTGATCTCAGAGTTGGAGAGTGAGAATCTTGAGCAACAAGTAGAAGTAGAATTCTTGTTAGATGAAATCCAGAAGTTGAGGATGGTAATTCATCAAGTGTTCAGGGCTATTCAAATTGATCCAGATAATGGGAATGTAGATAAGATTGAGCTTGAGCATATACCTGTACCGCGTATTTTGGATGGTATTGAGGATTTAAAAGATTCTCTGTTGACAAGCAAGGATGAGAAGCAGCAGCTGCTGGTTGAGAACTCAGTTCTCTTAACTTTACTTGAGCAACTGAAATTAGAGGGTGCAGAACTTGATTCTGAGAAAAAGATCATTGAGCATGAGTTTGAGGTCATGACAGAGCGGTGTTCTATGCTGCAAAAGAACAAGCATGAGCTTCTAGAGATGAACATGCAGTTGAGATCAGAAATGGGCAAGAGTGAGCAACGGGAGGAAGTTTTAAAGGCTGAATTGGAAACTCTACACATTTCTCTGGCAACTTCGAAGGGGGCTTGCCTGGTATTGCAGAAAGAAAGTACAATGTTGCTTGAAGAGAAGAAATCCTTGCTGAAGAGTTTTTCTGACCTGAAAGAGGAAAAGCATATTCTTGAAGAGGAAAACAGATCTATTCTTCATGAAGCATTAGCTCTCAGCAATATGGCTATAGTCTTTGAGAGCTTTGCAACTGAGAAATCTGTGGAAATAGAAGCACTTTCTGCAAATATCGACAGTCTCCATGTTGTCAACATTGACCTCAAGGAGGAGGTTAGTATGTTGGGGAAGAAGATGGAaatgaaagaggaagaaaatctaTGTCTGAATGAAACAGTAGTGAAGTTAGGGAAAGAGCTGAGTGAAGCCAAAGACTTAAATGACCAATTATGCATTCAATTGTCCGTTGAAAAAGATTTTCTGAGACAAAAGGCAACAGAGCTTTCAGAAGCAGAACAGAAGCTTAAGGCTTCAGAGAGCTTGAATGTTGAATTATGCAGAACTGTTGAAGACCTGAATATGGAACATAAAGAATCAAACCTAATCAGGGAAAATCTAGAGAGACAGATTCTTCAAGTATTGGATGATAGCGCaattcagaaaaaagaaattgaatgcCTTCGTGAAGTGAATGAGAATATGGAGTCTAAAGTAGCAATATTAaacaaagaaattgaagaaCATAGGATTAGAGAAGAGAATTTGAATTCAGAGCTGCAAGAGAAGAGAGATGAATTTGAACTATGGGATGCTGAGGCTGcaacattttattttgatctcCAGATTTCTGCCACTCGTGAAGTTCTACTTGAAAAGAAGGTTCAAGAACTTGCTGGAGCTTGTGAGAGTCTTGAAGATGAAACTGCTGCAAAAGGTATGGAGATTGCACAGATGAAGGAAAGATTTAGCTTCTTAGAAAGTGAGATAGGAGGACTGAAGGCGCAGTTGTCTGCATATGTTCCTGTCATAGCTTCTTTAGGAGATGATATAGCCTCTCTTGAGCAGAATGCCCTTCTTCACACAAAGCTTTCTGTGGCACGAAATCTAGAAACACag GACAAGGAAATGGAAATTCATCCTTATGAAAACAGCtgtcaagagcttaaagaagaTCAAAGGACTGCGATACCAGATGGAATCTCACATTTGCAGAAGATGCAGACTAGGATTAAAGCAGTAGAAAAGACTGTTATGGAAGAAATGGAAAGGCTTGCAACACAAGAAAGCATAAACACCAACATCAAAGTAGAAGATGTAATGAAAGAGACTGAAgacttcaaaccaaaaggcaaaTTGCCTCAAGAGAGAGGCCTGGAATCACACAGGACTAAACCTGAAAATGGGATTTTGATGAAAGATATTCCACTTGATCAAGTCTCAGATACTTCATTCTATGGGAGAAGCAAGATAGATAATGGTAGAGCTGATGATGAGATGCTTGAATTATGGGAAACTGCAGAGCAAGAGTGCGGCCAGGGTCCAATGGTCAATGAGACACAAAAGCAGGCATCTGCACCAGTAGAAGATGTTAATGCATGCCACAGGCTTGAAGATGGGGAGAAGAGTCAGGATCTCCCTTCAGAATTAGAGATTGAGAAGGAGTTGGGCATTGACAAGCTAGAGGTATCTGCTAGTGTTAGACAGCCAAATCAAGATGTCAACAAGGGAAAGTTCCTGGAGAGACTTGCTTCCGATGCTCAGAAATTGATGAGTCTTCAAACAACTTTACAAGATCTGAAAAAGAGAGTGGAGATGAACAAGAGAAGCAAGAAGGCCAATGACATTGAATATGAAACAATCAAAAGACAGTTACAGGAAGTTGAGGAGGCTATTTTGCAGCTGGTGGATGTCAATGATAAATTGACAAAAGATATTGAGGATAGCCCATCATCTTTGGATAAAAGACCTTCTGTAGAGCTGGAGGAGGCTGGAAATGTCCGCAGAAAGAGAGCAACAGAACAGGCAACTAAAGGGTCCGAAAAAATTGGACGTTTGCAGTTTGATTTACAAAACATTGAGTATGTTCTACTTAAATTGGAggatgaaaagaaaagcaaagggAAGCACCGATTTCCTGAAACAGGCAGTCTCTTGAGAGACTTTATTTACAGTGGAGGGAGGGGTAGTGAGAGGCGTAAGAAGTCTTGTTTTTGTGGCTGTACAAGACCTTCAACTGATGGAGACTAG